One Kitasatospora sp. NBC_01287 DNA window includes the following coding sequences:
- a CDS encoding ferredoxin, whose protein sequence is MHVTVDQDRCCSSGQCVLTAPDVFDQSEDDGVVLLLQDHPDPALLPKLRTAAALCPGGAITVTAGPADQRETEQVAGVEA, encoded by the coding sequence ATGCACGTGACTGTCGATCAGGATCGCTGCTGCAGCTCCGGCCAGTGTGTGCTGACCGCCCCCGACGTCTTCGACCAGAGCGAGGACGACGGCGTGGTCCTGCTGCTCCAGGACCACCCGGATCCCGCCCTCCTCCCCAAGCTGCGCACCGCCGCCGCGCTCTGCCCGGGCGGTGCCATCACCGTCACGGCCGGGCCGGCGGACCAGCGGGAGACCGAGCAGGTGGCGGGGGTCGAGGCATGA
- a CDS encoding arginine repressor: MTVSPSGRPPEQPTDQPAEQLSEPSATGPVPQVPQTRTARHRRIVDLLTRQPVRSQSQLAKLLADDGLVVTQATLSRDLDELGAVKIRNRDGALIYAVPAEGGDRTPRAPMGESASEGRMARLAGELMVSATASGNLVVLRTPPGAAQFLASAIDTAEVHEIIGTIAGDDTVLLISRDPSGGQALADHLMQLAQARTERA; this comes from the coding sequence ATGACCGTGTCCCCCTCCGGCCGGCCGCCCGAGCAGCCGACCGACCAGCCCGCCGAGCAGCTGTCCGAGCCGTCCGCCACCGGCCCGGTCCCGCAGGTCCCGCAGACCCGCACCGCGCGCCACCGGCGGATCGTGGACCTGCTGACCCGTCAGCCCGTGCGCTCCCAGAGCCAGCTGGCCAAGCTGCTGGCGGACGACGGGCTGGTGGTCACCCAGGCCACGCTCTCCCGGGACCTGGACGAGCTGGGCGCGGTGAAGATCCGCAACCGGGACGGCGCGCTGATCTACGCCGTCCCGGCCGAGGGCGGCGACCGCACGCCGCGCGCGCCGATGGGGGAGTCGGCCAGCGAGGGCCGGATGGCCCGGCTGGCGGGGGAGCTGATGGTCTCGGCCACCGCCTCGGGCAACCTGGTGGTGCTGCGCACCCCGCCGGGGGCGGCGCAGTTCCTCGCCTCGGCGATCGACACCGCCGAGGTGCACGAGATCATCGGCACCATCGCGGGCGACGACACGGTGCTGCTGATCAGCCGGGACCCGTCCGGCGGCCAGGCACTGGCGGACCACCTGATGCAGCTGGCGCAGGCCCGCACCGAGCGCGCGTAG
- a CDS encoding acetylornithine transaminase: protein MTGELAHGNDELTKRYQNVFTNNYGTPRLPLAHGAGALLQDADGNEYLDLVGGIAVNALGTAHPAIVAAVTEQIGRLGHVSNLFTAEPTIALAERLLALDERPGRVFFCNSGTEANEAAFKISRLTGRTHVVALEGAFHGRTMGALALTGQPAKQTPFLPLPGEVTHVPFGDVEALRAAVTTRTAAVVLEPIQGENGAIPLPPGYLRAAREITRASGALLILDEIQTGIGRTGHWFAHQAEPGVEPDVITLAKGLGGGLPIGAVIAYGAAAELLQPGQHGTTFGGNPVVAAAALAVLDTIGSQGLLAQVRAVGERLRSGVEALGDPLVSHVRGAGLLLGIVLTEPLAAQVQAAAQRAGFLVNAAVPDAVRLVPPLILTEAQADTFLAALPAILAEVRETARETARDTAQEAAQETARTDEQVAGARQDDPAAQARG, encoded by the coding sequence ATGACCGGCGAACTTGCCCATGGCAACGACGAACTGACGAAGCGTTACCAAAACGTCTTCACCAACAACTACGGCACCCCCCGCCTCCCCCTGGCGCACGGCGCCGGCGCGCTGCTCCAGGACGCGGACGGCAACGAGTACCTCGACCTGGTCGGCGGCATCGCGGTCAACGCGCTGGGCACCGCGCACCCGGCGATCGTCGCCGCGGTGACCGAGCAGATCGGCCGGTTGGGCCACGTCTCCAACCTGTTCACCGCCGAGCCCACCATCGCGCTGGCCGAGCGGCTGCTCGCGCTGGACGAGCGCCCGGGCCGGGTCTTCTTCTGCAACTCGGGCACCGAGGCGAACGAGGCCGCCTTCAAGATCAGCCGGCTCACCGGCCGGACCCACGTGGTGGCCCTGGAGGGCGCCTTCCACGGCCGCACCATGGGCGCCCTCGCGCTCACCGGCCAGCCCGCCAAGCAGACGCCGTTCCTGCCGCTGCCCGGCGAGGTGACCCACGTGCCCTTCGGTGACGTCGAGGCGCTGCGCGCGGCCGTCACCACGCGGACCGCGGCCGTGGTGCTGGAGCCGATCCAGGGCGAGAACGGCGCGATCCCGCTGCCGCCCGGCTACCTGCGGGCCGCCCGCGAGATCACCCGGGCCAGCGGCGCCCTGCTGATCCTGGACGAGATCCAGACCGGCATCGGTCGCACCGGCCACTGGTTCGCCCACCAGGCCGAGCCCGGCGTCGAGCCGGACGTCATCACGCTGGCCAAGGGCCTGGGCGGCGGCCTGCCGATCGGCGCCGTGATCGCCTACGGCGCGGCGGCGGAGCTGCTCCAGCCCGGTCAGCACGGCACCACCTTCGGCGGCAACCCGGTGGTCGCGGCGGCCGCCCTCGCGGTGCTCGACACCATCGGCTCCCAGGGGCTGCTGGCCCAGGTGCGCGCGGTCGGCGAACGGCTGCGCTCCGGTGTCGAGGCGCTGGGCGACCCGCTCGTCTCGCACGTGCGCGGGGCCGGCCTGCTGCTGGGCATCGTGCTCACCGAGCCGCTCGCCGCCCAGGTGCAGGCGGCCGCCCAGCGGGCCGGGTTCCTGGTGAACGCCGCGGTGCCGGACGCCGTCCGGCTGGTCCCGCCGCTGATCCTCACCGAGGCGCAGGCCGACACCTTCCTCGCCGCGCTGCCGGCGATCCTGGCCGAGGTCCGGGAGACGGCACGGGAGACGGCGCGGGACACGGCACAGGAGGCGGCACAGGAGACGGCGCGGACGGACGAGCAGGTGGCCGGGGCCCGGCAGGACGACCCGGCCGCGCAGGCGCGAGGGTAG
- the argB gene encoding acetylglutamate kinase — translation MQIAPKGEQARNNTALPKALTLIEALPWLERFHGKTVVIKFGGNAMVDESLKSAFAQDVVFLRYAGLHPVVVHGGGPQISAQLEKLGLESSFTNGLRVTTPETMDVVRMVLAGQVQRELVGLLNEHGPFAVGMTGEDAHTMTAVKRYAVVDGEQVDIGLVGDIVNIEAGAVKALIADGRIPVISSIARGDDGHVYNINADTAAAALAASLGAEMLVVLTDVEGLYADWPNSDDVISQLSATELEAILPDLASGMLPKMEGCLRAVRSGVGTARVLDGRVQHSLLLEIFTDEGIGTMVVPDDESTVLGGLA, via the coding sequence GTGCAGATCGCACCCAAGGGCGAACAGGCCCGCAACAACACCGCGTTGCCCAAGGCGCTCACCCTCATCGAGGCGCTGCCCTGGCTGGAGCGGTTCCACGGCAAGACCGTGGTGATCAAGTTCGGCGGCAACGCCATGGTCGACGAGTCGCTCAAGTCGGCCTTCGCCCAGGACGTGGTCTTCCTGCGCTACGCCGGACTGCATCCGGTTGTCGTGCACGGCGGCGGTCCGCAGATCAGCGCCCAGTTGGAGAAGCTCGGCCTGGAGTCCTCCTTCACCAACGGGCTGCGGGTCACCACGCCCGAGACCATGGACGTGGTCCGGATGGTGCTGGCCGGCCAGGTCCAGCGCGAGCTGGTCGGACTGCTCAACGAGCACGGCCCGTTCGCGGTCGGGATGACCGGCGAGGACGCGCACACCATGACCGCCGTCAAGCGCTACGCGGTGGTGGACGGCGAGCAGGTGGACATCGGCCTGGTCGGCGACATCGTCAACATCGAGGCGGGCGCGGTGAAGGCGCTGATCGCCGACGGCCGGATCCCGGTGATCTCCTCGATCGCGCGCGGCGACGACGGCCACGTCTACAACATCAACGCGGACACCGCCGCCGCCGCCCTGGCGGCCTCGCTCGGTGCGGAGATGCTGGTGGTGCTCACCGACGTCGAGGGCCTCTACGCCGACTGGCCGAACTCCGACGACGTGATCAGCCAGCTCTCGGCGACCGAGCTGGAGGCCATACTGCCCGACCTGGCCAGCGGCATGCTGCCCAAGATGGAGGGCTGCCTGCGCGCGGTCCGCTCCGGCGTCGGCACCGCGCGGGTGCTGGACGGCCGGGTCCAGCACAGCCTGCTGCTGGAGATCTTCACCGACGAGGGGATCGGCACCATGGTGGTGCCGGACGACGAGAGCACCGTTCTGGGGGGACTGGCATGA
- the argJ gene encoding bifunctional glutamate N-acetyltransferase/amino-acid acetyltransferase ArgJ: MGVTAARGFRAAGVTAGIKASGTPDLALVVNDGPHFAAAGIFTGNRVKAAPVLWSQQVLTGGRLAAVILNSGGANACTGPAGFQDTHATAERVGAELAVSAGEVAVCSTGLIGERLPMDLLLPGVGLAVKELSADGGAAAAIAIKTTDTVHKTAAVTSGAGWTVGGMAKGAGMLAPGLATMLVVLTTDAVVPAGQLDRALRAATRTTFDRVDSDGCMSTNDTVLLLASGACEVTPAEAEFAAAVQQVCADLARQLVGDAEGASKDIRVEVTGAATEDEAVTVARTIARNNLLKCAIHGEDPNWGRVLAAIGTTDAAFDPDRLDVAINGVWVCRGGSVGEDRALVTMAEREVVITANLNAGGAEATVWTNDLTADYVHENSAYST; the protein is encoded by the coding sequence ATCGGCGTCACGGCCGCCCGGGGCTTTCGGGCCGCCGGTGTCACGGCCGGGATCAAGGCCTCCGGCACCCCGGACCTCGCGCTCGTCGTCAACGACGGGCCGCACTTCGCCGCGGCCGGCATCTTCACCGGCAACCGGGTCAAGGCCGCTCCGGTGCTCTGGTCCCAGCAGGTGCTGACGGGTGGCCGGTTGGCCGCCGTCATCCTCAACTCCGGTGGTGCCAACGCCTGCACCGGTCCGGCCGGGTTCCAGGACACGCACGCCACCGCCGAGCGGGTCGGCGCCGAACTGGCCGTCAGCGCCGGTGAGGTGGCGGTCTGCTCGACCGGGCTGATCGGCGAGCGGCTGCCGATGGACCTGCTGCTGCCCGGCGTCGGGCTCGCGGTCAAGGAGCTCAGCGCGGACGGCGGCGCCGCGGCGGCGATCGCCATCAAGACCACCGACACGGTGCACAAGACGGCCGCCGTGACGAGCGGGGCCGGCTGGACGGTGGGCGGGATGGCCAAGGGCGCGGGCATGCTCGCCCCCGGCCTGGCCACCATGCTGGTGGTGCTCACCACCGACGCGGTCGTGCCCGCAGGGCAGTTGGACCGGGCGCTGCGCGCCGCCACCCGCACCACCTTCGACCGGGTCGACTCCGACGGCTGCATGTCGACCAACGACACCGTCCTGCTGCTCGCCTCCGGCGCGTGCGAGGTCACGCCCGCCGAAGCCGAGTTCGCCGCGGCCGTCCAGCAGGTCTGCGCCGACCTGGCCCGCCAGTTGGTCGGCGACGCCGAGGGGGCGAGCAAGGACATCCGGGTCGAGGTGACCGGCGCCGCCACCGAGGACGAGGCCGTCACCGTCGCCCGGACCATCGCCCGCAACAACCTCCTCAAGTGCGCCATCCACGGCGAGGACCCCAACTGGGGCCGGGTGCTGGCGGCGATCGGCACCACCGACGCCGCCTTCGACCCGGACCGGCTGGACGTGGCGATCAACGGCGTCTGGGTCTGCCGCGGCGGCTCGGTCGGCGAGGACCGCGCCCTGGTGACGATGGCCGAGCGCGAGGTCGTCATCACCGCGAACCTGAACGCGGGCGGTGCCGAGGCCACGGTCTGGACCAACGACCTCACCGCCGACTACGTCCACGAGAACAGCGCCTACTCCACCTGA
- the argC gene encoding N-acetyl-gamma-glutamyl-phosphate reductase encodes MALRVAVAGASGYAGGEVLRLLLSHPEIEIGALTGGSNAGTKLGELQPHLVPLAGRVLEETTPEVLAGHDVVFLGLPHGQSAAVAAALGDDVLVIDCGADFRLKDAADWERFYGSAHAGTWPYGLPELPGHRAALKGSKRIAVPGCYPTAVSLALFPAYAARLAEPEAVIVAASGTSGAGKAPKVNLLGSEVMGSVTPYGVGGVHRHTPEMAQNLSPVAGEPVGISFTPMLVPMSRGILATCSAKAKPGVTAGDVRAAYEAAYADEPFVHLLPELQWPQTKSVHGANTALVQVVLDEQAGRIIAISAIDNLVKGTAGGAVQSMNIALGLPEELGLPLNGVAP; translated from the coding sequence GAGTCGCCGTTGCCGGAGCCAGCGGGTATGCGGGTGGCGAGGTGCTGCGCCTGCTGCTCTCGCATCCCGAGATCGAGATCGGGGCGCTGACCGGCGGGTCGAACGCCGGGACGAAGCTCGGCGAGTTGCAGCCGCACCTGGTGCCGCTGGCCGGGCGGGTGCTGGAGGAGACGACACCCGAGGTGCTGGCGGGGCACGACGTGGTCTTCCTGGGGCTGCCGCACGGGCAGTCGGCCGCGGTGGCGGCGGCGCTCGGCGACGACGTGCTGGTGATCGACTGCGGGGCGGACTTCCGGCTCAAGGACGCGGCGGACTGGGAGCGGTTCTACGGCTCCGCGCACGCCGGGACCTGGCCCTACGGGCTGCCCGAGCTGCCGGGGCACCGGGCGGCGCTGAAGGGCAGCAAGCGGATCGCGGTGCCCGGGTGCTACCCGACCGCCGTCTCGCTCGCGCTCTTCCCGGCGTACGCGGCGCGGCTGGCCGAGCCGGAGGCCGTGATCGTCGCGGCCAGCGGGACCTCGGGGGCCGGCAAGGCGCCCAAGGTGAACCTGCTGGGCAGTGAGGTGATGGGCTCGGTCACCCCGTACGGGGTCGGCGGGGTGCACCGGCACACGCCGGAGATGGCGCAGAACCTCAGCCCGGTGGCGGGCGAGCCGGTGGGCATCTCCTTCACCCCGATGCTGGTGCCGATGTCCCGGGGCATCCTGGCCACCTGCTCGGCCAAGGCCAAGCCGGGTGTCACCGCGGGGGACGTCCGGGCCGCGTACGAAGCCGCCTACGCGGACGAGCCGTTCGTCCACCTGCTGCCCGAACTGCAGTGGCCGCAGACCAAGTCGGTCCACGGCGCCAACACCGCGCTGGTCCAGGTGGTGCTGGACGAGCAGGCCGGGCGGATCATCGCGATCAGCGCGATCGACAACCTGGTGAAGGGCACCGCCGGTGGCGCGGTGCAGAGCATGAACATCGCCCTCGGCCTGCCCGAGGAGCTGGGTCTTCCGCTGAACGGAGTCGCGCCTTGA